In Syntrophorhabdaceae bacterium, the DNA window CGACCTGCAATCTTCTCAATCCCGACAGGACGGAGACGGTCGAAAGGGCTTTTCGCCTCCTCGGTGAGCTATCGGGCCGTTTGAAGGAAAGGTACATTGCATGAAGACGATCCATATTGTTTGTAAACGCGAGAAGAGAGATGCGCTGGAGATCGCCGGCGAGATCGTGAGACGCTTCGGCGATAGGAGCAAGATCGTACTGGAGGAAGAGGCGGCAGCCCAGATCGGGCATTGCGAGACCTTCGAGATGGAGCACGTTGGTGAAGGGGCCGACCTCATAGTGGTCCTTGGCGGGGATGGAACTCTCCTTTCTGTTTCACGCTATGGCAAGGGCTCCGAGGTTCCCATAATAGGTGTCAACCTCGGAAGTCTTGGCTTCCTCACGGAGACATCCATCGAGGAGTTTGCAGCGACCCTTGAAAAGGTCTTGAGTGGAGACTTCAGTATCTCGAAGAGGATCATGCTTGACGTCAGGGTCAAACGCGAAGGCGACCCCATATTCGATATCACCATTCTTAACGATGCGGTCATCACCAAGGATG includes these proteins:
- a CDS encoding NAD(+)/NADH kinase, with amino-acid sequence MKTIHIVCKREKRDALEIAGEIVRRFGDRSKIVLEEEAAAQIGHCETFEMEHVGEGADLIVVLGGDGTLLSVSRYGKGSEVPIIGVNLGSLGFLTETSIEEFAATLEKVLSGDFSISKRIMLDVRVKREGDPIFDITILNDAVITKDALARIIDIETYVNEEYLTTYKADGLIVSTPTGSTGYSMAAGGPLIYPSLTNLIVTPICPHTLTNRPIILPESVVIRAVLKSMNEKVILTLDGQVGFPLEYADEVTVKKSGHAVHLVKSSSRGYFEILRTKLKWGER